In Notamacropus eugenii isolate mMacEug1 chromosome 1, mMacEug1.pri_v2, whole genome shotgun sequence, one genomic interval encodes:
- the TMEM186 gene encoding transmembrane protein 186 — MQSPQYIPSLPELRPIEVRTRTPRSQVVPEDGAGSLPEAGGGTMVTIFKAGFPIRWVVMLQSRPWFCKMQVPSLYVGRPVSTSPDKPSTIEAEKFQMIYRFPGIRFCGSLSRVKILQTGITMVILPLSCYWYMQGFIPLDSLSFTGGVASFALAMLYWISHFFRRLVGILYVNEAGTVLRVAHLTFWGRRQDTYCPVADIIPVSETSERAFDVFLKIQQYNSDQTFYLTLRFGHILDRKRFVQVFGKLDGKH, encoded by the exons ATGCAAAGCCCCCAATATATCCCATCCCTCCCTGAGCTACGACCCATAGAGGTCAGGACACGCACGCCGCGGAGCCAAGTAGTTCCGGAGGACGGAGCAGGTTCGCTTCCGGAAGCGGGCGGCGGTACCATG GTTACCATCTTCAAAGCTGGTTTCCCAATTCGTTGGGTAGTGATGTTGCAGTCAAGGCCTTGGTTTTGCAAGATGCAAGTTCCCAGTTTGTATGTGGGCAGGCCTGTCTCCACATCCCCTGATAAACCATCAACCATAGAGGCTGAAAAATTCCAGATGATTTATCGCTTTCCTGGCATCAGATTCTGTGGATCACTGTCCCGGGTGAAGATTCTGCAGACAGGGATTACTATGGTAATATTGCCACTGTCCTGTTATTGGTACATGCAGGGCTTCATTCCCCTGGACTCCCTGTCTTTCACAGGAGGTGTTGCTAGCTTTGCCCTAGCCATGTTGTACTGGATTAGTCATTTCTTTCGTCGGCTTGTTGGAATCCTTTATGTGAACGAGGCTGGCACTGTGTTGCGCGTGGCACACCTGACCTTCTGGGGCCGGCGTCAAGACACATATTGTCCGGTGGCCGACATAATTCCTGTATCTGAGACCAGTGAACGTGCCTTTGATGTGTTCTTGAAGATCCAGCAGTACAATAGTGATCAGACCTTCTACTTAACATTGCGTTTTGGACACATCCTGGATAGGAAACGATTTGTGCAAGTGTTTGGGAAACTTGATGGAAAACACTGA